The genomic stretch CAATCTTCTTCATTTTCTTATCTTTCATTCTCTGATCTGACCATCTCCTAAAACAAAATATTTAAAGGAGGTTAATTCTTCTATTCCCATAGGACCTCGAGCATGTAATTTTTGAGTACTAATTCCTATTTCTGCTCCTAATCCAAACTTGCTACCATCGTTAAATCTGGTAGAAGTATTAATAAATACAGCCGAAGCATCTACTTCTTGAGCAAATCTATAAGCCTTGGAAATAGAATTAGTAATAATACCTTCTGAATGTAAAGAACCATATTTTCTAATATGAGAAATAGCTTCATCTATATCTTTAACTACTTTTACCGCTAAAATTAAACTTAAGTACTCTTCCTGCCAGTCTTCTTCTTTAGCTTCTTTAATACTATTGGCTATCTCTTTAGTTATTGGACATCCTCTAATTTCTACCCCTAATTCTTGAAGATTCTTAATTAAACCCGGTAAAATTTTTCCGGCTATGTCTTTATGGACAAGTAAGGTTTCTATAGCGTTACAAACCCCAGGTCTTTGGACTTTGGCATTAATTGTAACTTTGCTGGCCATTTCTAAGTTTGCTTCTTCGTCAAGGTAAAGATGGCAGTTGCCTTTACCGTGAAAGACCACGGGCACGGTAGCTTCTTTTTTAATAGCTTGAATTAAATTTTCTCCACCGCGGGGAATAATGACATCAAGATATTGGTCAAGTTTAGATAGAATAGTAACTGCTTGATGATCGGTAATTTCTACCATAGAGATAATCTCCAAAGGAAGATTAAAGTCCATCAGAGACTTTTTCAAAACTTTAACCATTGCTTTATTGGAATTAATTGCTTCTTTGCCTCCTCTTAAAATTATCGCATTTCCTGACTTTAAGCAAAGAGAAGCAGCATCAACAGTAACATTTGGTCGAGATTCATAAATAACAGCTATTACTCCTAAAGGAGTTCTAACTTTGCTAATTAATAATCCATTTGGCCTTCTCTTGGTCCAAATATATTCCCCTACCGGATCTGGCCATTGAGCTACCTCTCTCACCCCTTGAACCATATTTTTAATGTTATCTTCGTTGAGAAGAAGTCGATCCATAAAGGCTGGCGAAAGATCCTCTTCTTTAGCCAAAGCTAAATCTTTCTTATTTTCTTCTTGAAGATATTCTATATTTTTCTCTAAATTTAAAGCCATATCCAGGAGCAAGTCTTTCTTGGTTGAAGCAGAAAGCTTAGCGGTGGTATATGAGGCCTCTTTAGCTTTTTTAGCCATCTCTATAATAAGATTTAAAACTTCCATCTTTACCTCAAGACTACCAAATTACTCCTATGGACAACTTCATCGTAATATTTATAACCTAAAACTTCTTTAATTTCAATAGTCTTTTTCCCTAAAATTTTCCTTAGCTCAAGAGAAGAATAATTTATCAACCCTCGAGCAAACTCAACTCCTTCTTTATTAATCACTCTGATGCAATCTCCTTGTTCAAAGTCATCGCAAACCTCAATTACTCCTGAAGGAAGTAAGCTTTTCCCTTTTTCCATAATCACTTGTCTGGCTCCCTCATCTACTTTTATACTTCCCATAGGCGTTAAAGCATAAGCAATCCAACGTTTTCTTCCGGCTAAAGAATCTTCTTTAGCTTTAAATAATGTCCCACTTTTTTCTCCTCTCATTAGCTTATTTAAAATTTGAGGAGTTTTGCCGTTGGCAATAATGGTAGTTATTCCACCCTTTACCGCTCTGCTTGCGGCAGAAAGCTTGGCTAACATTCCTCCG from bacterium encodes the following:
- a CDS encoding glutamate-5-semialdehyde dehydrogenase, which translates into the protein MEVLNLIIEMAKKAKEASYTTAKLSASTKKDLLLDMALNLEKNIEYLQEENKKDLALAKEEDLSPAFMDRLLLNEDNIKNMVQGVREVAQWPDPVGEYIWTKRRPNGLLISKVRTPLGVIAVIYESRPNVTVDAASLCLKSGNAIILRGGKEAINSNKAMVKVLKKSLMDFNLPLEIISMVEITDHQAVTILSKLDQYLDVIIPRGGENLIQAIKKEATVPVVFHGKGNCHLYLDEEANLEMASKVTINAKVQRPGVCNAIETLLVHKDIAGKILPGLIKNLQELGVEIRGCPITKEIANSIKEAKEEDWQEEYLSLILAVKVVKDIDEAISHIRKYGSLHSEGIITNSISKAYRFAQEVDASAVFINTSTRFNDGSKFGLGAEIGISTQKLHARGPMGIEELTSFKYFVLGDGQIRE